A region from the Bdellovibrio bacteriovorus genome encodes:
- a CDS encoding ATP-binding protein: protein MKIQSLIRENDRLVPVEVELSLIPGLPQIQFLGLPDQAIKESIHRIKSAIRAQGFEFPKAQQILVNLRPSHLKKSSRGLELAVALGLLWESEQVPKPAEDSVLVYGELSLNGSVFEPDDLTEDFETSEDRVVWTGAGSHRKTPFMRACLKELRDLLAPEIHPAVAREYLIERPAFGLDLRFPERQAELLKLIAIGEHSLLLAGPAGSGKSTIAKSLLSLLQEPSQEDFHEIFRNNKESKIPLNWRPMVHPHHSTSPLGLIGGGVPPFKGEFSRAHKGILVLDELLEFNPRAQETLREPMEEFRIRLRRGRYIEEHPAEALVIATTNLCPCGDWVPQSKVVCGRSLKKCQSYMERLSGPLVDRFQVLFFTQKREGGSTVLGADILKHLEEVRLFRKKTALHDLRFKKVSARWTWEELIEDLPRFYLEELFPKEMISRRRDLATLRVARSYADLEMCEKLEPRHVERALKVTYVPFEALKRLGC, encoded by the coding sequence ATGAAAATACAGTCTTTAATTCGTGAAAATGATCGTCTGGTGCCAGTGGAAGTCGAACTTTCTTTGATTCCTGGTTTGCCGCAAATTCAATTCTTAGGTCTTCCAGATCAAGCTATCAAAGAAAGCATTCATCGAATCAAAAGTGCCATTCGCGCTCAAGGTTTTGAATTTCCGAAGGCACAACAGATTTTAGTGAATCTTCGACCTTCGCATTTGAAAAAGTCTTCGCGAGGGTTGGAACTTGCCGTGGCTTTGGGTTTACTTTGGGAAAGTGAACAAGTTCCCAAGCCTGCGGAAGATTCTGTTTTAGTCTATGGAGAATTGTCATTAAACGGTTCTGTCTTTGAGCCCGACGATCTGACAGAAGATTTTGAAACCAGCGAAGACCGTGTTGTGTGGACAGGGGCGGGAAGTCATCGCAAAACTCCTTTTATGCGTGCCTGTTTGAAGGAGCTTCGTGATTTGCTCGCGCCTGAAATTCATCCTGCGGTTGCGCGAGAATATCTAATTGAAAGGCCAGCATTCGGTTTAGATCTTCGTTTTCCTGAAAGACAGGCCGAACTTTTAAAGCTCATTGCGATCGGCGAACACTCGTTGTTATTGGCGGGACCTGCTGGTTCCGGCAAAAGCACCATCGCAAAATCTTTGTTGTCTCTATTGCAAGAACCTTCGCAAGAAGACTTTCATGAAATCTTTCGCAACAACAAAGAATCAAAAATCCCATTGAATTGGCGTCCTATGGTTCATCCCCACCATTCAACATCGCCCCTCGGTTTGATAGGTGGGGGTGTGCCTCCTTTTAAAGGAGAATTTTCTCGTGCCCATAAAGGCATCCTCGTTCTTGATGAACTTTTGGAGTTCAATCCACGCGCCCAAGAAACTTTGCGTGAACCTATGGAAGAATTCCGCATTCGTCTTAGACGGGGAAGATATATTGAAGAACATCCTGCGGAAGCGTTAGTGATCGCGACGACAAACTTATGTCCCTGCGGTGATTGGGTTCCGCAATCCAAAGTGGTTTGCGGTCGTTCGCTAAAGAAGTGCCAGTCCTATATGGAAAGATTGTCAGGGCCTCTCGTCGACCGTTTTCAAGTTCTGTTCTTTACGCAGAAACGCGAAGGTGGATCCACGGTACTGGGCGCAGATATATTAAAACACCTTGAAGAGGTTCGCCTTTTCAGAAAGAAAACTGCTCTTCACGATTTGAGATTTAAGAAGGTTTCCGCGCGTTGGACTTGGGAAGAGCTGATCGAGGATCTTCCTCGCTTTTATCTAGAAGAACTCTTTCCCAAAGAGATGATCTCTCGTCGCAGGGATTTGGCAACGCTTCGCGTTGCGCGAAGTTACGCCGATCTAGAGATGTGTGAAAAGCTCGAACCCCGGCATGTAGAACGCGCTCTGAAAGTCACGTACGTGCCCTTTGAGGCTTTGAAACGCCTAGGTTGTTAA
- a CDS encoding site-specific tyrosine recombinase yields MELPLWIDFFDELQNVRGRSQNTVMAYRRDLELYMEYKKTNKTVSGFYEFMKKNKLSTRSQARVISSLRTYFKFCETRGMKCEELRELRPPKVKVGLPKVLTPQEFQMLFDAAEVQDPIRTARNQLTLLFLYGLGCRVSELIALNIVDFNPTDRWIKVLGKGSKERLVPLTEKLAENLTTYLKEHRPMLVKENSPSILINDRGHRPSRVDVWRWLAAWSLRAGFPEPVNPHRFRHGCATALLESGADLRSIQMLLGHASIQTTQIYTSVTTNTMSRTIEEHHPLSQMAEVDK; encoded by the coding sequence ATGGAATTACCTCTTTGGATCGACTTCTTTGATGAGCTTCAAAATGTCCGGGGACGTTCTCAGAATACGGTGATGGCATATCGCCGTGATTTAGAACTCTACATGGAATACAAAAAAACCAACAAAACGGTGAGCGGATTTTATGAGTTTATGAAGAAAAATAAACTCTCCACGCGTTCTCAAGCGCGCGTGATTTCTTCTCTGCGCACATATTTCAAGTTCTGCGAGACCCGCGGGATGAAATGTGAGGAGCTTCGTGAGCTTCGTCCGCCGAAAGTGAAAGTGGGACTTCCTAAAGTTTTAACTCCCCAAGAATTTCAAATGCTTTTTGATGCGGCCGAAGTGCAAGATCCTATTCGCACAGCTCGCAATCAGCTGACTTTGCTTTTCTTGTATGGATTAGGTTGCCGCGTTTCTGAATTGATTGCTTTAAATATCGTAGACTTCAATCCGACCGATCGTTGGATCAAGGTTCTGGGTAAAGGCAGCAAAGAACGTTTGGTGCCTTTGACAGAAAAGCTTGCGGAAAATCTAACGACTTATCTTAAAGAACATCGCCCGATGTTAGTGAAAGAAAACAGTCCTTCGATCTTGATCAATGATCGTGGGCATCGTCCTTCACGCGTCGATGTATGGAGATGGTTGGCTGCCTGGTCTTTAAGAGCAGGATTCCCAGAGCCTGTGAATCCACATCGCTTCCGTCATGGATGCGCGACCGCTCTTTTAGAAAGTGGCGCCGATCTTCGTTCGATCCAAATGTTGTTGGGTCACGCAAGTATTCAAACCACCCAGATCTATACAAGTGTGACGACAAATACGATGTCGCGCACGATTGAGGAACACCATCCGCTTTCGCAGATGGCCGAAGTGGACAAATAG
- a CDS encoding SpoIID/LytB domain-containing protein → MKLIWASLCFIFVYVSFLSDAQSSLIAGSELVRVRLLSTTHKVQISGLGLKFHNLDRPYRQVAIPDSGQAEVRLMERAGKKVWSLRINNKDPETLFSEKFLYIQGENLRVGSQSLPQKVLLHASKEKVDVVGVMPLEDYVVGVLASEMPLSWPMESLKAQAVAARSYALAVMRERKDKPYHLESSILDQVFRHVLAEDENDPLIKKALQAVKETQGQKLYASNDKVLKAFFHSDCGGKTTTAKSVWNHGVNTGVATDASCPTNPRANWKLSLSKEELHKRLQLPPIAKIDFIRNKEDKRVLKVKVAMNDSSVAEIPANDFRQKIGFTELRSTMFTMNKVGENFVFEGRGFGHGVGLCQWGSRALSRSGYDYKRILTHYYPLARLK, encoded by the coding sequence GTGAAACTGATTTGGGCGTCTTTGTGTTTCATCTTTGTGTATGTCAGTTTTCTTTCCGACGCGCAATCCTCCCTCATCGCAGGGTCGGAGCTGGTGCGTGTTCGTCTTTTATCTACGACTCACAAAGTTCAAATTTCTGGATTAGGTCTTAAGTTCCACAACCTGGATCGCCCGTATCGTCAAGTGGCTATTCCCGATAGCGGCCAAGCCGAAGTGCGCCTGATGGAAAGAGCCGGCAAAAAAGTTTGGTCCCTTCGTATTAACAATAAAGATCCAGAGACTTTGTTTTCAGAAAAGTTTTTATACATTCAAGGTGAAAACCTGCGCGTGGGCTCGCAGTCATTGCCCCAAAAAGTTCTGCTGCATGCAAGTAAAGAAAAAGTCGATGTCGTGGGTGTGATGCCTTTAGAAGATTATGTCGTCGGAGTTCTTGCTAGTGAAATGCCGTTGTCTTGGCCCATGGAAAGCTTGAAAGCTCAAGCGGTCGCTGCAAGATCTTATGCCTTAGCTGTCATGAGAGAAAGAAAAGACAAGCCTTACCATTTGGAGAGCAGCATCTTAGATCAAGTCTTCAGGCATGTTCTTGCGGAAGACGAAAATGATCCGCTTATTAAGAAAGCTCTTCAAGCCGTCAAAGAAACTCAAGGACAAAAGCTGTACGCTTCTAATGATAAAGTGCTTAAAGCCTTTTTCCACTCTGATTGCGGTGGGAAAACGACGACAGCAAAGAGCGTTTGGAATCATGGTGTGAATACGGGAGTTGCTACGGACGCTTCATGCCCGACAAATCCTCGTGCTAACTGGAAGCTTTCTTTAAGCAAAGAGGAATTGCATAAGCGTCTTCAACTGCCTCCCATTGCTAAAATTGATTTCATTCGCAACAAAGAAGACAAAAGAGTTCTTAAGGTCAAAGTCGCGATGAATGATTCTTCAGTTGCCGAAATTCCCGCCAATGATTTCCGTCAGAAAATAGGCTTCACGGAACTTCGCAGTACAATGTTTACAATGAATAAAGTCGGAGAGAATTTCGTCTTCGAAGGTCGGGGGTTTGGCCATGGCGTGGGTTTATGCCAGTGGGGAAGTCGCGCACTGTCTCGTTCCGGTTACGATTATAAACGAATCTTAACACACTATTACCCCTTGGCTCGACTTAAGTAA
- a CDS encoding slipin family protein, giving the protein MEFLIAIVIIGGIILSSMVKILNDWERGVVLRLGKAVGVRGPGLILLIPFVERMIKIDTRTIAMDVQPQDVITKDNVSMQVNAVVYFKVISPLEAITKIEDYYFATSQLAQTTLRSVMGQYPLDDVLEHRDKINSALQGILDKHTEAWGIKVTMVEVKQIDLPKEMQRAMAREAEAERERRAKVISAEGEVQRAQKLQEASNTLAGSPSALQLAYLQTLTEIAGDKTNTVIFPLPLDIIKPLLDAQKQN; this is encoded by the coding sequence ATGGAATTTTTAATAGCCATAGTCATCATCGGTGGAATCATCCTAAGTTCCATGGTCAAAATCTTAAACGACTGGGAGCGCGGTGTTGTTCTTCGTCTAGGTAAAGCTGTCGGCGTGCGTGGCCCCGGTCTTATCCTACTTATTCCTTTCGTTGAACGCATGATTAAGATCGACACACGTACAATCGCCATGGACGTGCAACCTCAAGACGTCATCACGAAAGACAACGTGAGCATGCAAGTAAATGCCGTTGTTTATTTCAAAGTGATTTCTCCGCTAGAGGCGATCACAAAAATCGAAGACTACTACTTCGCAACAAGCCAGCTTGCGCAAACAACTTTGCGTTCGGTGATGGGACAATATCCTTTAGATGACGTGTTAGAGCACAGAGATAAGATCAACTCGGCTCTTCAAGGTATCTTGGATAAGCACACAGAAGCTTGGGGTATCAAGGTCACGATGGTGGAAGTAAAACAGATCGACCTTCCCAAAGAAATGCAAAGAGCGATGGCACGTGAGGCGGAAGCAGAGCGTGAACGCCGTGCGAAAGTTATTAGCGCAGAAGGTGAAGTTCAGCGTGCACAGAAGCTTCAAGAGGCTTCAAACACTTTGGCAGGTTCACCTTCCGCTTTGCAGCTAGCTTACCTGCAAACATTGACCGAAATCGCGGGGGACAAGACGAACACGGTTATCTTTCCTTTGCCGCTGGATATCATTAAGCCACTTTTGGATGCCCAAAAGCAAAACTAG
- a CDS encoding NfeD family protein: MIKLVAILFVTLFLTAQAEAACTLAVTINEAITASTSDYLARAEKRAKEQKCDSLFVRMNTPGGSLQSTRLIVEQILASDIPYLCLITPSGGGAGSAGAIILQACHVNGGLTATNIGAATPILGTGEATPEDLRKKIINDTVSWLEGVTQLRGRNLEFAKEIVTEAKSLSSEAAHKAKALDILAQNESEFLKQSEERTVLINEKKELSVKVGELQEFAPDLRYKVLSFIADPEFAYLLFMGSLGLLYVEITNPGMIAPGVIGGIGLVLSLVAFHKLDVAWGGLALILLGIAFLILEIFVTSFGLLGIGGLVAVFVGSLFLFDAQSTGYTLPLSLIISVVAVLGVFFLGIGYLALKTIRHKSKDADADLANHTGVVMTVEALGHRGQIQIMGETWIFVSEDSLQVNDRVQVTGRQGLTLNVKKVL; the protein is encoded by the coding sequence ATGATAAAACTCGTCGCCATTCTTTTCGTGACTCTTTTTCTGACAGCTCAAGCGGAAGCGGCCTGCACCTTGGCTGTTACTATCAACGAAGCGATCACAGCCTCAACCTCAGATTATTTGGCTCGCGCCGAAAAAAGAGCAAAAGAGCAAAAATGTGATTCATTATTTGTGCGAATGAACACTCCAGGCGGAAGCCTGCAAAGCACGCGCTTGATCGTAGAGCAAATTCTAGCTTCGGATATTCCCTATCTCTGTTTGATCACTCCCAGCGGAGGCGGAGCGGGAAGTGCCGGAGCGATTATTCTTCAAGCATGTCATGTGAACGGTGGCTTAACAGCGACGAATATCGGTGCCGCAACTCCGATTCTAGGAACTGGCGAGGCCACTCCTGAAGACTTGCGTAAGAAAATCATCAACGACACTGTCAGCTGGCTTGAAGGTGTCACGCAACTGCGCGGTCGTAACTTGGAATTCGCGAAAGAAATTGTCACGGAAGCAAAATCTCTGAGCAGTGAAGCTGCTCACAAAGCCAAAGCCTTAGACATCCTGGCGCAAAACGAGTCCGAATTTTTAAAACAATCGGAAGAGCGAACAGTTTTAATAAATGAAAAAAAAGAACTGTCGGTGAAAGTGGGCGAGTTGCAAGAATTTGCTCCGGATCTTCGTTATAAAGTTTTAAGTTTTATCGCAGATCCGGAATTTGCTTATCTTCTTTTTATGGGAAGCTTGGGACTTCTTTACGTCGAAATCACTAATCCCGGCATGATTGCTCCCGGAGTGATCGGTGGGATCGGTCTTGTGCTTTCGCTGGTGGCATTTCATAAACTGGATGTCGCGTGGGGCGGCTTAGCGTTGATCCTTCTGGGAATCGCGTTCCTTATCTTAGAGATATTCGTGACTAGCTTCGGCCTTTTGGGAATCGGTGGCTTGGTCGCAGTTTTCGTTGGAAGTTTATTCCTCTTTGACGCTCAATCCACGGGGTACACTTTGCCACTGTCTTTGATCATTTCTGTTGTTGCCGTTCTGGGAGTCTTCTTTTTAGGAATAGGCTACCTTGCTTTAAAAACAATTCGTCATAAGAGCAAAGACGCCGACGCTGATTTAGCGAATCACACCGGTGTTGTGATGACCGTCGAAGCCCTCGGTCATCGTGGGCAAATTCAGATTATGGGTGAAACCTGGATCTTCGTATCTGAAGACTCGTTGCAGGTGAACGACCGCGTGCAAGTCACCGGTCGCCAAGGTCTTACATTGAATGTAAAAAAAGTTTTATAA